A genomic region of Actinomycetota bacterium contains the following coding sequences:
- a CDS encoding CPBP family intramembrane metalloprotease: MDVRSPHARVQVGTALLAIVWALSFAVPVLPFFPTVLVGGAIAGALGLWVRATIVSRRPPFTTTPTWVVVGLVTAGVHYVVGVAAFRFVAARWDVFPGAAADIYGRTAEVPLAAALVMAGLVTAPLEEVFWRGAVQPVVTRADRSATRRIVGGAIAYAAFHLVTFQPALVAAALLGGLVWGWLLERSGSVAVPMVAHGAWTALMIAYPP; encoded by the coding sequence GTGGACGTCCGCTCCCCGCACGCTCGCGTCCAGGTGGGCACGGCGCTGCTCGCCATCGTCTGGGCGCTGTCGTTCGCGGTGCCCGTCCTCCCGTTCTTCCCCACCGTCCTCGTCGGGGGCGCGATCGCGGGGGCGCTCGGGCTGTGGGTGCGGGCGACGATCGTCAGCCGCCGGCCGCCCTTCACCACGACGCCGACGTGGGTCGTGGTCGGTCTGGTCACAGCCGGCGTCCACTACGTGGTGGGGGTGGCCGCCTTCAGGTTCGTTGCCGCCCGCTGGGACGTCTTCCCCGGCGCCGCAGCCGACATCTACGGGCGCACGGCGGAGGTGCCACTCGCCGCCGCGCTCGTCATGGCGGGTCTGGTCACGGCGCCGTTGGAGGAGGTGTTCTGGCGCGGGGCGGTGCAGCCCGTGGTGACGCGGGCCGATCGGAGCGCGACGAGGCGCATCGTCGGCGGGGCGATCGCCTACGCAGCCTTCCACCTCGTCACGTTCCAGCCAGCCCTCGTCGCCGCCGCACTACTGGGAGGGCTGGTGTGGGGGTGGCTCCTCGAGCGCAGCGGCAGCGTGGCGGTCCCGATGGTGGCGCACGGGGCGTGGACCGCCCTGATGATCGCCTACCCACCCTGA
- a CDS encoding isoprenyl transferase, with amino-acid sequence MATRDLVYRLYERQLEREIRSDELPRHIGVILDGNRRYARQMGMLDPALGHAAGAVKIDEFLDWCWELNIPYVTLWLLSTENLDRDSQEIAALLGIIEDTVTRIAAHPKTHERSLRVTAVGALDLLPDSTRRALKDAEEATSDHDRFFLQFAVGYGGRQEITDALRSLLDAKARAGATIDEIIQTLQPEDIGDHLYTTGFPDPDLIIRTSGEVRLSGFLLWQSAHSEYYFCDPYWPEFRRIDFLRALRDYQRRHRRFGR; translated from the coding sequence ATGGCCACCCGCGACCTCGTCTACCGCCTCTACGAGCGCCAGCTCGAGCGTGAGATCCGCAGCGACGAGCTGCCGCGCCACATCGGCGTGATCCTGGACGGCAACCGCCGCTACGCCCGTCAGATGGGGATGCTCGACCCGGCACTGGGCCACGCTGCGGGAGCGGTCAAGATCGACGAGTTCCTGGACTGGTGCTGGGAGCTGAACATCCCCTACGTCACGCTGTGGCTGCTGAGCACCGAGAACCTCGACCGTGACAGCCAGGAGATCGCGGCGCTGCTCGGGATCATCGAGGACACGGTGACCCGCATCGCGGCACACCCCAAGACCCACGAACGCAGCCTGCGCGTGACCGCGGTCGGGGCGCTCGACCTGCTCCCGGACTCGACGAGGCGCGCGCTCAAGGACGCCGAGGAAGCCACCAGCGACCATGACCGCTTCTTCCTCCAGTTCGCGGTCGGCTACGGCGGCCGCCAGGAGATCACCGACGCCCTCCGCAGCCTGCTCGATGCCAAGGCCCGCGCCGGTGCCACCATCGACGAGATCATCCAGACCCTGCAGCCCGAGGACATCGGCGACCACCTCTACACCACCGGCTTCCCCGATCCCGACCTGATCATCCGCACGTCGGGGGAGGTACGGCTCTCGGGGTTCCTGCTGTGGCAGAGCGCGCACAGCGAGTACTACTTCTGCGACCCGTACTGGCCCGAGTTCCGGCGCATCGACTTCCTCCGCGCGCTGCGGGACTACCAGCGGCGGCACCGACGCTTCGGCCGCTGA
- a CDS encoding transcription elongation factor GreA, with protein sequence MAETWLTQEAYDRLQAELAELKTQGRSSITAAIEEARAHGDLKENAEYHSAKEEQGRMEARIRQLEELLRDARIGETPPADEVAAGLIVTLLVEGDEETYFVGSREDSHDEYEVLSTSSPIGKAVLGAKPGDSVKAETPGGGLDITVKDLRRP encoded by the coding sequence GTGGCCGAGACGTGGCTGACCCAGGAGGCCTACGACCGTCTGCAGGCCGAGCTGGCTGAGTTGAAGACGCAGGGCCGCAGCTCGATCACGGCGGCGATCGAGGAGGCTCGCGCCCACGGCGACCTCAAGGAGAACGCCGAGTACCACTCCGCGAAGGAGGAGCAGGGCCGGATGGAGGCCCGCATCCGCCAGCTCGAGGAGCTGCTCCGTGACGCGCGGATCGGCGAGACCCCACCGGCCGACGAGGTCGCCGCGGGGCTGATCGTTACCCTGCTCGTCGAGGGCGACGAGGAGACCTACTTCGTCGGCAGCCGCGAGGACAGCCACGACGAGTACGAGGTGCTGTCGACGTCCTCGCCGATCGGCAAGGCGGTCCTCGGCGCGAAGCCCGGCGACTCCGTGAAAGCCGAGACGCCCGGCGGAGGACTCGACATCACGGTGAAGGATCTGCGCCGCCCGTAG
- a CDS encoding PaaI family thioesterase, translated as MMREFLPNSPFVGHVGIELERLEDGHARLRLPFRDEVVTIGRVVHGGAIATLIDTAAMAAAWAGAEVPEQLRGATVALSITYLAPADGQDVIATAQVLRRGRRLVNVQVEVATVDGDTVAVGTVTYQLG; from the coding sequence GTGATGCGCGAGTTCCTGCCGAACAGCCCGTTCGTGGGACACGTCGGGATCGAGCTGGAACGCCTCGAGGACGGGCACGCCCGGCTCAGGCTGCCCTTCCGCGACGAGGTGGTCACGATCGGACGGGTCGTCCACGGGGGCGCGATCGCGACGCTGATCGACACGGCCGCCATGGCCGCCGCGTGGGCCGGGGCCGAGGTCCCGGAGCAGTTACGTGGCGCCACAGTCGCGCTGTCGATCACCTACCTCGCCCCGGCCGATGGCCAGGACGTGATCGCCACCGCGCAGGTCCTCCGGCGCGGTCGGCGGCTCGTCAACGTTCAGGTCGAGGTCGCCACTGTGGACGGCGACACGGTCGCCGTCGGCACCGTCACCTACCAGCTCGGATGA
- a CDS encoding helix-turn-helix transcriptional regulator has protein sequence MDDTTFGELLRTWRERRKLTQLDLSAHSGVSTRHLSFLETGRSKPSRDMVLALTEHLQIPLRERNVLLTAAGFAAVYGRTPLDAPEMKAVRSAIELVLSGHEPYPALAVDRYWNIVSMNQAAALLAAGIAPEVMGSPPNVYRISLHPEGLAPRVVNFAEFAHHLLERLRHDTTVSADPELAALLEEVESYATVRELPRPSLEHPGVVVPVRLRHPRGELSLFTTIATFGTPVDVTVDELALETFFPADAATARRLNDLAVASDGAA, from the coding sequence ATGGACGACACGACCTTCGGCGAGCTGCTGCGGACCTGGCGGGAACGCCGGAAGCTGACCCAGCTCGACCTGTCCGCACACTCCGGGGTCTCGACGCGACACCTGAGCTTCCTCGAGACGGGACGGTCGAAGCCAAGCCGGGACATGGTGCTGGCACTGACCGAGCACCTGCAGATCCCACTGCGCGAGCGCAACGTCCTGCTGACCGCCGCCGGGTTCGCAGCGGTCTACGGGAGGACGCCGCTGGACGCGCCCGAGATGAAGGCCGTTCGCTCCGCGATCGAGCTCGTCCTCAGCGGTCACGAGCCCTACCCGGCACTTGCGGTGGACCGGTACTGGAACATCGTGTCGATGAACCAAGCGGCAGCGTTGCTCGCCGCCGGGATCGCCCCTGAGGTGATGGGATCACCGCCCAACGTCTACCGCATCAGCCTGCATCCTGAGGGTCTCGCCCCGCGCGTCGTGAACTTCGCCGAGTTCGCCCACCACCTCCTGGAGCGGCTCCGCCACGACACGACCGTGTCAGCCGATCCCGAGCTCGCGGCGCTGCTGGAGGAAGTTGAGAGCTACGCGACCGTCCGTGAACTCCCGCGTCCGTCGTTGGAGCACCCCGGCGTCGTGGTGCCCGTGCGCCTGCGCCACCCGCGTGGCGAGCTATCGCTGTTCACCACGATCGCCACGTTCGGTACGCCGGTCGACGTGACCGTGGACGAGCTCGCGCTCGAGACCTTCTTCCCCGCCGACGCCGCCACCGCGCGACGCCTCAACGACCTCGCGGTCGCCAGCGACGGCGCCGCCTGA
- a CDS encoding MFS transporter, whose protein sequence is MLADPNVRRLALARLISRLGGWAGFFVGMWGKAAYDLQATAGELALLMFALGVASLIGSLIAGVLVDRLDPRRVLLLGEVAFVPAVLAIIPAQSMTSLAVLAPTAWLAHALVVTAVDSMPPFLTDDPDDLARINATIEGAGTAAFIAGPALGGVIVKFWSVSWVFVLDAATSVVALGIIWGIHLRRSADRERGPGLRQLRDGLVYAYGHPSIRLVLLLGMATFVSFGAFGALEPLFFREVLQTGPEAIGWVNGVFGIGLLAGTVTVERMAGRWTSTRAMVVITVLSGFGAALYAGTDDLRVVIAGALLWGGVLGALFPVIRTLLQVYTEPRFIGRVMGALNVHHQVGEMLPLAFAPALATAFGVQPVLAGGGLALSLLALLAWVPAGRVDAAGRPERLVQVEPLHADDAAPVAQGPL, encoded by the coding sequence GTGCTCGCCGATCCCAACGTGCGACGTCTCGCGCTCGCACGCCTCATCAGCCGTCTCGGAGGATGGGCCGGTTTCTTCGTGGGTATGTGGGGCAAGGCTGCCTACGACCTGCAAGCCACCGCAGGCGAGCTCGCGCTGCTCATGTTCGCCCTCGGTGTCGCGTCGCTGATCGGTTCGCTCATCGCAGGCGTTCTCGTCGACCGGCTCGACCCGCGCCGCGTGCTCCTCTTGGGCGAGGTGGCCTTCGTCCCTGCCGTACTCGCGATCATCCCCGCGCAGTCGATGACGTCGCTGGCGGTGCTCGCACCCACGGCGTGGCTGGCGCACGCCCTCGTCGTCACCGCCGTCGACTCGATGCCTCCGTTCCTCACCGACGACCCCGACGATCTCGCTCGCATCAACGCCACGATCGAGGGCGCCGGCACCGCGGCGTTCATCGCCGGCCCCGCGCTCGGCGGCGTGATCGTGAAGTTCTGGAGCGTCTCGTGGGTCTTCGTCCTGGATGCCGCGACGTCGGTGGTGGCGCTCGGGATCATCTGGGGCATCCACCTGCGCCGGTCCGCGGATCGCGAGCGCGGTCCCGGTCTGCGTCAGCTCCGCGACGGACTCGTCTACGCCTACGGCCACCCATCGATCCGCCTGGTGCTCTTGCTCGGCATGGCCACGTTCGTGTCGTTCGGGGCGTTCGGCGCGCTCGAGCCGCTGTTCTTCCGCGAGGTGCTCCAGACGGGACCCGAGGCGATCGGCTGGGTCAACGGTGTGTTCGGGATCGGTCTCCTCGCTGGCACCGTGACCGTCGAACGCATGGCAGGACGGTGGACGAGCACGCGCGCGATGGTCGTCATCACCGTGCTGAGCGGCTTCGGAGCAGCGCTGTACGCCGGGACCGACGACCTCCGTGTCGTGATCGCCGGGGCGCTGTTGTGGGGCGGGGTGCTCGGGGCGCTGTTCCCGGTCATCCGCACGTTGCTACAGGTCTACACCGAGCCGCGGTTCATCGGGCGCGTCATGGGCGCCCTGAACGTGCACCACCAGGTCGGCGAGATGCTCCCACTAGCGTTCGCGCCGGCCCTCGCCACCGCGTTCGGCGTCCAGCCGGTGCTGGCCGGTGGCGGCTTGGCGCTATCGCTGCTCGCGCTGCTCGCCTGGGTGCCTGCCGGGAGGGTGGACGCGGCGGGGCGCCCCGAACGGCTGGTGCAGGTCGAACCGCTCCACGCCGACGACGCCGCCCCGGTCGCCCAGGGCCCCCTCTAG
- a CDS encoding MFS transporter translates to MTEGDSDGLPPSGLLETDAHALDVARVRRRFLVLRGLRWLPTGLLIPVLVVLLLDRGLSLGDIGVVIAAQGLLVLALELPTGGLADALGRRPVLLAASLFDLATIALLVFADTVPLLLVAFGLQGVYRALESGPLDSWFVDTTQAADAGANIGSGLAVGGTVIGVAISAGSLFSSGLVALAPLPSVDPLITPLLLAGVLRAVEMGAIAKLMVEPTGWRTVSLRATAREVPHVIAAAARSVRRSRALLALAVVELLWGFGMVSFEMFTPARLEQLLPSAGAAATWLGPANTAAWLASAVGAALVPALTGLIGPVRAAAGLRVVQAVTVLGIAWFTGPATVVAAYVATLAVHGASNPIHQGMLHRAVTDPRRRATVVSANNMASQVGGMLGGIALGVLADASGLTAGIVVGAAVLAAAAPLYVFAGPPAAETAVSAPRSELAPVEATSRRAVWRSRTPR, encoded by the coding sequence GTGACCGAAGGCGACTCTGATGGTCTACCGCCCTCCGGGCTACTTGAGACCGACGCCCACGCGCTGGACGTCGCCCGAGTGCGTCGCCGCTTCCTCGTCCTACGCGGGTTGCGGTGGCTGCCTACCGGGTTGCTCATCCCGGTGCTCGTCGTGCTGCTGCTCGATCGGGGCCTGTCCCTCGGCGACATCGGTGTGGTGATCGCCGCCCAGGGTCTGCTGGTCCTCGCCCTCGAACTCCCGACCGGCGGACTGGCGGATGCGCTCGGCCGGCGCCCCGTCCTGCTCGCCGCGTCCCTGTTCGACCTGGCGACCATCGCGCTGCTGGTGTTCGCCGACACGGTGCCACTGCTGCTGGTCGCGTTCGGACTCCAAGGTGTCTACCGAGCGCTCGAGAGTGGCCCACTCGACTCGTGGTTCGTCGATACGACGCAGGCGGCGGACGCCGGAGCGAACATCGGATCGGGCCTGGCCGTGGGCGGCACCGTCATCGGGGTCGCCATCTCGGCGGGTTCGCTGTTCAGCAGTGGGCTGGTGGCGCTGGCACCACTTCCCTCCGTCGACCCGCTCATCACCCCGCTGCTGCTCGCAGGCGTGCTGCGCGCGGTCGAGATGGGCGCGATCGCGAAGTTGATGGTCGAGCCCACCGGGTGGCGCACCGTCTCGCTCCGTGCCACGGCGCGCGAGGTGCCGCACGTCATCGCCGCTGCCGCGCGCTCGGTCCGCCGGAGTCGCGCGCTGCTCGCGTTGGCGGTGGTGGAGCTGCTCTGGGGCTTCGGGATGGTGTCCTTCGAGATGTTCACCCCCGCCCGCCTCGAGCAGCTCCTGCCCTCCGCCGGCGCCGCCGCGACGTGGCTGGGGCCGGCCAACACCGCGGCCTGGCTCGCCTCCGCCGTCGGGGCCGCTCTGGTCCCCGCGCTCACCGGCCTGATCGGGCCGGTCCGTGCCGCCGCAGGCCTCCGGGTCGTCCAGGCGGTCACCGTGCTCGGTATCGCTTGGTTCACCGGTCCGGCCACGGTGGTCGCGGCCTACGTCGCGACGCTGGCGGTCCACGGGGCGTCGAACCCGATCCACCAGGGGATGTTGCACCGAGCCGTCACCGACCCACGGCGTCGCGCGACGGTGGTGTCCGCGAACAACATGGCCTCGCAGGTCGGCGGGATGCTCGGGGGTATCGCCCTCGGCGTGCTCGCTGACGCGAGCGGGCTGACGGCGGGGATCGTGGTCGGCGCCGCGGTCCTGGCGGCGGCGGCGCCGCTGTACGTCTTCGCCGGGCCGCCAGCCGCGGAGACGGCAGTCAGCGCGCCGCGCTCCGAACTGGCTCCCGTCGAAGCGACCTCACGCCGAGCAGTTTGGCGATCCCGAACACCGCGCTGA
- a CDS encoding site-specific integrase yields MDGRRAVDVPRRRWGRRALLALWRLLATSGLRIGEALGLRWRDVDWSRNRIVRRTRSKGVEGRVSTGTPKTQRGRRTADLDADTMKQLVELHDIERRNAPGDYVFLVPGTDEPLHRDGVGSRFRRLVRVSGLPHLSPHGRRDTHATLLLQQGEALHVVSRRLGHANEAFTARRYAAVLPGQQAEAVDRLARRLGETSPNGQNGNAQ; encoded by the coding sequence GTGGACGGCCGACGAGCTGTCGACGTTCCTCGACGTCGCTGGGGACGACGAGCTCTTCTCGCACTGTGGCGACTGCTGGCGACGAGCGGGCTGCGCATCGGCGAGGCGCTCGGTCTCCGGTGGCGCGACGTCGACTGGAGCCGCAACCGCATCGTACGACGCACGCGCTCGAAAGGCGTGGAGGGGCGCGTCAGCACCGGCACTCCGAAGACCCAGCGAGGACGGCGGACCGCCGATCTCGACGCCGACACGATGAAGCAGCTCGTCGAGCTGCACGACATCGAGAGACGCAACGCTCCGGGTGACTACGTCTTCCTCGTCCCGGGCACCGACGAGCCACTCCACCGGGACGGCGTAGGAAGTCGGTTCCGCCGTCTCGTGCGTGTCAGTGGCCTGCCGCACCTCTCGCCGCACGGTCGGCGTGATACCCATGCGACGCTACTGCTGCAGCAAGGTGAAGCTCTGCATGTCGTATCGCGTCGGCTGGGTCATGCGAACGAGGCGTTCACCGCTCGGCGCTACGCCGCCGTGCTGCCCGGCCAGCAAGCGGAGGCGGTCGACCGCCTCGCTCGCCGACTCGGCGAGACGTCACCCAACGGACAGAACGGAAACGCTCAATAA
- a CDS encoding helix-turn-helix domain-containing protein: MQLMTDPRIVRLDRASLRCLAHPLRARLLSALRAYGPATASGLAQRLGTNSGATSYHLRQLAEVGLIIEEEQRGTARERWWRAAHEMTSWTETDFLADPDDRAAADWLVGHHVRTKTRWLEDWLEQRHEWSTDWRAAADSSDLQVEVTPDQLRAMNDELYAVIERYRRAGPDDDGNAQKVMVLLDTFPHPEPRV, encoded by the coding sequence ATGCAACTTATGACCGATCCTCGCATCGTCAGGCTCGACCGTGCCTCGCTGCGCTGCCTGGCGCATCCCCTGCGCGCGCGACTGCTGAGCGCCCTGCGGGCCTACGGCCCCGCCACCGCTTCCGGGCTCGCCCAGCGTCTGGGGACCAACAGCGGCGCGACCAGCTACCACCTCCGTCAGCTCGCCGAAGTCGGCCTCATCATCGAGGAGGAACAGCGCGGGACGGCACGTGAGCGCTGGTGGCGGGCGGCCCACGAGATGACGTCGTGGACCGAGACCGACTTCCTCGCCGATCCCGACGACCGCGCGGCCGCCGACTGGCTCGTCGGTCACCACGTCCGGACCAAGACGCGGTGGCTGGAGGACTGGTTGGAGCAGCGCCACGAATGGTCCACCGACTGGCGTGCTGCCGCGGACAGCTCCGACCTGCAGGTCGAGGTGACGCCCGACCAACTGCGCGCCATGAACGACGAGTTGTACGCGGTCATCGAGCGCTACCGCCGGGCGGGGCCGGACGACGACGGGAACGCGCAGAAGGTGATGGTGCTCCTCGACACCTTCCCGCATCCGGAGCCGCGCGTGTGA
- a CDS encoding acetyl-CoA C-acetyltransferase, producing MPEAVIVATARSPIGRAFKGSMTELRPDDLATTIIRAALDKVPELDPHLIEDIHLGCGLPGGEQGFNMARVVATMLGLDEVPGTTLTRYCASSLQTTRMAFHAIKAGEGDVFVSAGIEMVSRYVKGNSDSLPDTKNPRFAEAEARTEERSQEGADHWMNPRELKQLPDIYIPMGQTAENVAQIKAVSREAQDDFAFESQMRYGKAQANGFWEREITPVELPNGETMSQDDSPRPSTTRDKMSELQPVFRPDGTVTAGNACPLNDGAAAVIVMSDTKAAELGITPLARIVSSGVSAISPEIMGLGPVAASRQALDRASMTIGDIDLVEINEAFAAQVIPSANDLGVDFDKLNVHGGAIAVGHPFGMTGARITGTLLNGLDFTDKTIGLETMCVGGGQGMAMIFERLS from the coding sequence ATGCCCGAAGCCGTCATCGTCGCCACCGCCCGCAGCCCCATCGGCCGCGCTTTCAAGGGCTCCATGACCGAGCTGCGCCCCGATGACCTCGCGACCACCATCATCCGGGCCGCGCTCGACAAGGTCCCCGAGCTCGATCCTCACCTGATCGAGGACATCCACCTCGGTTGTGGCCTGCCGGGTGGTGAGCAGGGGTTCAACATGGCCCGTGTCGTGGCGACCATGCTCGGACTCGACGAGGTGCCGGGAACGACCCTCACCCGCTACTGCGCGTCGTCGTTGCAGACGACGCGGATGGCGTTCCACGCCATCAAGGCCGGAGAGGGCGACGTCTTCGTCTCGGCGGGCATCGAGATGGTGAGCCGCTACGTGAAGGGGAACTCCGACAGTCTGCCGGACACGAAGAACCCCAGGTTCGCGGAGGCCGAGGCGCGCACCGAGGAGCGATCCCAGGAGGGCGCCGACCACTGGATGAACCCACGCGAGCTCAAGCAGCTGCCCGACATCTACATCCCGATGGGTCAGACCGCCGAGAACGTGGCACAGATCAAGGCGGTCTCGCGTGAGGCGCAGGACGACTTCGCGTTCGAGAGCCAGATGCGGTACGGCAAGGCCCAGGCCAACGGCTTCTGGGAGCGCGAGATCACGCCGGTGGAGCTCCCGAACGGCGAGACGATGAGCCAGGACGACTCACCGCGCCCGAGCACCACGCGTGACAAGATGTCCGAGCTGCAACCGGTGTTCCGCCCCGACGGCACGGTCACCGCCGGCAACGCGTGCCCGCTCAACGACGGCGCCGCCGCAGTCATCGTGATGAGCGACACGAAGGCTGCTGAACTCGGCATCACGCCGTTGGCGCGCATCGTGTCCTCCGGAGTGTCCGCCATCAGCCCCGAGATCATGGGTCTCGGTCCGGTCGCGGCGTCGCGACAGGCGCTCGACCGCGCCAGCATGACCATCGGCGACATCGACCTGGTCGAGATCAACGAGGCATTCGCGGCCCAGGTGATCCCCTCGGCGAACGACCTCGGCGTCGACTTCGACAAGCTGAACGTGCACGGGGGCGCGATCGCGGTGGGCCACCCCTTCGGCATGACCGGCGCGCGCATCACCGGGACGTTGCTCAACGGACTCGACTTCACCGACAAGACCATCGGCCTCGAGACCATGTGCGTCGGCGGTGGTCAGGGGATGGCGATGATCTTCGAACGCCTCAGCTGA
- a CDS encoding response regulator transcription factor: MATEAQPERFQRVAQAAIVTTVLAADDRPLIHAGIRAILSGSEHIDLTEGVAISDAVAAVERHRPDVLIVAVRENDPDPFHAIATAKALSEDLRVLVLADGSTVIDLREAVIAGVDSFLLTTATEEDIRDAVARTAAGERVVSPQVAMQLAGSWRPATGAEAPASVLTPRELEVLQLLAEGLTNQGIAKRLDLSARTVKTHVQNLLAKLDVPDRTGAVARGFRLNLIR, encoded by the coding sequence GTGGCGACAGAGGCACAGCCGGAACGGTTCCAGCGCGTGGCCCAGGCCGCCATCGTCACGACCGTCCTGGCGGCCGACGATCGTCCCCTGATCCACGCCGGCATCCGTGCCATCCTCTCCGGCAGCGAGCACATCGACCTGACCGAGGGTGTGGCCATCAGCGACGCCGTCGCCGCGGTGGAGCGCCACCGCCCCGACGTGCTCATCGTCGCCGTGCGGGAGAACGACCCCGATCCGTTCCACGCCATCGCCACCGCGAAGGCGCTCTCCGAAGATCTGCGGGTACTCGTCCTGGCCGACGGCTCGACCGTGATCGACCTGCGCGAGGCGGTGATCGCCGGGGTGGACAGCTTCCTCCTGACGACAGCCACCGAAGAGGACATCCGTGACGCCGTCGCCCGCACCGCGGCCGGTGAGCGGGTCGTGTCGCCCCAGGTCGCGATGCAGCTGGCAGGTTCGTGGCGTCCCGCGACGGGGGCGGAGGCGCCGGCTTCGGTGCTGACACCGCGCGAGCTCGAGGTTCTCCAGCTCCTCGCCGAGGGCCTGACCAACCAGGGGATCGCCAAGCGGCTCGACCTGTCCGCCAGGACGGTCAAGACGCACGTGCAGAACCTGCTGGCGAAGCTCGACGTTCCCGACCGGACCGGTGCGGTCGCCCGCGGCTTCCGGCTCAACCTGATCCGCTAA
- a CDS encoding PhoH family protein encodes MLELGNGREPSTTTTPADPPTPQTAVLYVLDTCVLLADPGALYRFAEHDVVVPLVVVEELDKQKTRADEVGANARQAVRLLEELRVANEGTLAEPVALPEGGRLWVETNHVDGELPPYLDPRHPDHRILSTAMGIGATLVTKDVALRLKAAQLGVAAQDYRGDTVRVSEAYEGVSELEVSGADLDTFHRESQVTLTAGDNLVNECLVMHAGPSAGGLGRVTDTDPVRIAKVGHRSAFGVHPRDARQTLALDLLLDPSVSCVSLMGMAGTGKTFLALAAGLEQVLEQDRYRRLSVYRPLVAVGRQEVGYLPGDLDEKLAPWMAAVYDNLYGLFRRDSRGSWNGHRSVTQAVQGLVDRNQLEMAAITYLRGRSITDEYVIVDEAQNLELSTLKVILTRIGEGSKLVFCGDLSQVDNPYISPHGGLAAMIERMKGRELFGHITLEKGQRSPLAELAARYL; translated from the coding sequence TTGCTCGAGCTGGGGAACGGACGCGAGCCATCCACGACCACCACCCCGGCAGATCCGCCAACACCCCAGACCGCGGTCCTGTACGTCCTCGACACGTGTGTGCTGCTCGCTGATCCCGGGGCGCTCTACCGCTTCGCCGAGCACGACGTCGTGGTCCCGCTCGTCGTCGTCGAGGAACTGGACAAGCAGAAGACCCGTGCCGACGAGGTCGGCGCCAACGCGCGCCAGGCGGTCCGACTGCTCGAGGAGCTGCGCGTCGCCAACGAAGGCACACTCGCGGAACCCGTAGCGCTCCCCGAGGGAGGACGGCTGTGGGTCGAGACCAACCACGTCGATGGTGAGTTGCCTCCGTACCTCGATCCACGCCATCCCGACCACCGCATCCTCTCCACGGCCATGGGGATCGGCGCCACGCTCGTCACCAAGGACGTGGCGCTCAGACTGAAGGCGGCGCAGCTCGGCGTGGCCGCTCAGGACTACCGCGGCGACACCGTCCGCGTCAGCGAGGCCTACGAGGGCGTGAGCGAGCTCGAGGTCTCGGGCGCCGACCTCGACACGTTCCACCGCGAGAGCCAGGTCACCCTCACCGCGGGAGACAACCTCGTCAACGAGTGCCTCGTCATGCACGCCGGTCCGTCGGCTGGCGGACTCGGACGCGTCACCGACACCGACCCCGTGCGGATCGCGAAGGTCGGCCACCGCAGCGCCTTCGGGGTGCATCCACGCGATGCCCGGCAGACGCTCGCGCTCGATCTGCTGCTGGACCCCTCGGTGTCGTGCGTCTCGCTCATGGGCATGGCGGGGACGGGCAAGACCTTCCTCGCCCTGGCTGCCGGGCTCGAGCAGGTGCTCGAGCAGGACCGCTACCGGCGGCTGTCGGTCTACCGCCCGCTGGTCGCCGTCGGGCGCCAGGAGGTCGGCTACCTCCCCGGCGACCTCGACGAGAAGCTCGCCCCCTGGATGGCGGCCGTGTACGACAACCTCTACGGGCTGTTCCGGCGCGACAGCCGCGGCAGCTGGAACGGCCACCGCAGCGTCACGCAGGCGGTCCAGGGGCTCGTCGATCGCAACCAGCTCGAGATGGCCGCCATCACCTACCTGCGGGGACGCTCGATCACCGACGAGTACGTCATCGTCGACGAGGCGCAGAACCTCGAGCTGTCGACCCTCAAGGTGATCCTCACGCGCATCGGCGAGGGCAGCAAGCTGGTGTTCTGCGGCGACCTCAGCCAGGTCGACAACCCCTACATCTCACCACACGGCGGTCTCGCCGCCATGATCGAGCGCATGAAGGGCCGTGAGCTGTTCGGCCACATCACGCTCGAGAAGGGCCAGCGCAGCCCCCTCGCCGAGCTCGCCGCCCGCTACCTCTGA